The window attaataacaaataaaaaatttatcaaaaaataaatataaaatttgttaaataattatgaattaaaaaaagtgtcaaaggataaaaataaattttttgtcttATTAGAAACTCAAtccaaagaaaatatttattaaaaaatgaataaaaaaatttcatatttattaggaatcgaatacatatttttcattttgttataaatacttattgtatagaaaagaagaataacaaataaaatatgagtTTAATTACCCATTAAgtttttatagattttaaatttattacttttagttcatatagttaataagtgaattttttttaatctttaaagtttatattttaatttttaaaaggtccTTGTTGTCAAAATTCATTAACTAAcggagttaaaaaaatttaacgaaaaaaatcttttgggaattaaaatgtaaactttaAGAACTtcaaaatttacttattaaattttaggaactaaaaaattcacttattaaatataagaactaaaagaaataagtttgaaaactataaggactaaatgaataattaatcctaaaatattttttttcctataagttaaaattataacttttgaATAAACTAATTGTCGAAACCTTATCATATTATTAGTTTCTCCAAAagcttattattaatttatacataaactaattttagtttatctAAAAGtgtattgcattttttttttataattttttcttcttcttataaaTGTTTAACCAGAAGTTTATCCACACAAGTCTTTACTTTTTAAAGCTCACTTATTACTCAGCTGATTAAGGAAGCAAGCAAATTTTATTGCCATTGAAACCCAAGAGAGAAGCATAATAAATCTCAATATAGATATTTATAGAGGATTTGAATTTATGACTTCTCCTTTCATCCTTTTCCAACTATGAGCCAACTTTATTATATCTTCTCAATAGATTTGTTATAAATtggtatttatttaattttgttttacattatAGGACTAACACTAACCACGAAAAAGACAATTCACATATCACAAGGTATACCTGAGATGGACCCACGAGACTTTTTTTGGTTGAATATGGGCGACACAATAAACggtaaaatagtaattaaatatttgattcaGTGTACACGAAGTTTGAATCTGACTGAATGGTGGCTTTGCAACACCACAAATGAACTTGAACCTGGGCCATTATCCTCTATTCCTAAGCTTGTGCCAATTGGTCCATTGTTGAGAAGTTATGGTGACACAATTGCAACTGCAAAATCAATCGGACAATACTGGGAAGAAGATCTCTCTTGTATGAGTTGGCTCGACCAACAACCTCATGGTTCTGTCTTGTATGTTGCCTTTGGTAGTTTCACTCATTTTGATCAAAACCAATTCAATGAACTAGCTCTTGGAATTGACCTCACCAATAGACCTTTTCTTTGGGTTGTGCGTCAAGACAATAAAAGGGTATACCCTAATGAATTCTTGGGAAGTAAAGGTAAGATTGTTGGTTGGGCTCCTCAACAGAAGGTGCTAAACCACCCTACCATAGCTTGTTTTCTTACCCATTGTGGTTGGAATTCTACCATGGAAGGTTTGTCTAATGGGGTTCCTTTATTGTGCTGGCCATATTTTGGAGACCAACTTTATAACAAAGCATATATTTGTGATGAGTTGAAGGTCGGGCTGGGAGTTGACAAAGATAAAAATGGACTCGTGTCACGCATGgagttaaaaagaaaagtagaCCAACTCTTTAATGATGAGAACATAAATTCAAGGTCTCTGGAATTGAAGGACAAAGTTATGAAAAACATAACCAATGGAGGTCGATCATTAGAGAATCTTAATAGGCTTGTCAACTGGCTTAAAGAATAAGGATTGACACTTTATGCATATTGATTATGTTAGCTGGAAGAAATATATTAGTCCAAAGTTGATAAAATAACATACGAACAACGTGACCAAATTAAACTTAAGATGGTCATGAAACTCAAGCAACAATTAGTATGTTTTTCGAATGATTGAAATGTTCACAAGGTTTTCTTTGTTTCAATCGTCAGCTTGGTGTAAGACCAAGACAAATAATATAATCTCgtatcttttctttattttctttgatatGGTCTTGTATGACACTGTATTCAAGTTAGAGTATCTTGTACTTTgatattcttaatatatttttcttaactatacatatatttttctttgaaattagtaactatatgaaataaaagagataactttaaaaactataataactaaatagataattaaattatatatataaataaataaatataaaatgatatatataatttaaaaaaacccGAGAGCGTTGCACGGCTTGAAAgtctaattataataaattcaaacaaaTGTTCAACTTAGCATaacacaaaagaaaattaatttctcacagaaagggaaaagaaaacaaatctaTCCAAGAGAGAAAAAGATGTTGTGGGAGGCATCGACGGGAAATGACGCATATTTGGATTGAGATCTCAAGCTGCTATATATTGTCAAATTATGTACTACTTTACATTTCAATTGTACTAATGAAGCTTCAGTAGGGGAGGTTGCTGAATTGAAGGCTCAAGTTGAGGCCTTACAGGCTGCACTCCAAAGAAAAGATAATGAGGATCAAATGATGAGACACGAGATGAGCCAAGCTAAGAGATGAATGGATGGGTGCAGAAAATTCAGGGCTTATGTTAAATggtaatttgattaattaatctGTTGAGGTTGAGGGAGAGAACAACAATGACAATGAAGACATGGATGATTGATTACCATGACCTATGATTTGCTTTagtttattatactttttaaaaacattataacTCGTGTTAAGGTGAATAACTTTTGCAACATAGCAGCGTGATTGGTTAAtgtctttatgttttaaaatttaggaGTGTCTTTCTATTTTGATACTTTGTAGTATTATCATTTGACAAAAATCTATATTAacttataaatacaatatcagTTCTTacaaaaactaatgttaatatatacatacaacatcagtttttagaaTAGACCGATGTTGATTTGTACtcccaacatcggttattagttCTAATCGATGTTATTTGTACTctccaacatcggtttttattaaaaattgatgttgttatttgacaccaacatcgatttttacaatttaacatcgatttttaattataaacatcaacatcgatttttactaaaagtcaatgttgttttttagatttttctaatatgttgtctattttttaaattatcccaaattaacctgtaaatttaaaaGTAGAATCACAACAGATAATTTTCAATCTATTTTCAAGCAGTTCTTAGcagaaatttcataaaaattgaatatttactatgaattaagagaatatttaatgtgcatacattacatgaattgtaaaaaatgtaaattaactaaactacaattccaaaattacttaaacactaattatttattttttaactttcaaatagtaGCTTGCCCACTGGATGAAAAACGTCTTTaatctctctggttccaatggtctagcatcattgaaatactgcatgatataataaaatataagttaataatatataataccaattataacaaaatgaaataggtttgaattaaacaattattgTTTCCCAATTATTATTGAAACTTCTTAAGATTATAGTTAACATCCAGCGCATGATGTAATATCCGCACTCAGTGCTtcttttttgtctattacactaaatacattatgaaatttaaatattcaaatttaagtacaaattagtctacacaataataaaatataattagaagcattatttaaatgacttacttttaacaacaatccacctagcaggagtcttggatttactttgtggagtatCGTCAAATCCTTTCAAATCATTGTTCAATACAAACATGGATGCatattgtataattaaaatattgatgttcgtGACTAATGCTAATGTTAATGTATTGGAAAGTACAACTGATTTGTTAATAATTCTTTTTAGGTAGTTATTAGGCCTATTGTGTAACGAATAAAATCAGATGACAACATTTTTCTTAGGCAAAATAACGATCATTTGCCAATATGCACTGCAGTGGAGaacaatataagttattatatactatttaaattcatttgttcagtttaacttGCTCATTCATTTGTTCACTCACCCATCCATCTTTTGCTTGATGCCAATTGCAGGAAATCTTTTCGTAAGCAATTTCGTTTTGAGAATTCCTGGCTTTTGGAACCATCTCTAGATGTTGTCGTTAAGGAAGGATAGACAATGGCTCAAATGACAATTTGATCTTGAAGCTCGAAAGTGGTTCCTCTTACATGCACTCATGGGGCCGCCGAGtcaaaatttcttttagatCACAATTTGACCTTTGTAGAAGAGAGATGGAACAACTTAGGGAAGCATCTTATGAAGATTCAGCAAATTGCTATAATGTGAAAAAGGACAAGCTAAACAATCTGATTGCACAGGAAGTCCTGTTGGAAACAAAGGGAAAAGGTTTACTGGCTCAGAGACGATGAGATGAATTCTCACTTTTTTCACTCATATGCTTCTGCAAGAAAGAAGATCAACACTATTGTCTCCCTCACTCATGATGATGGTATGGTTGTCACAAACCATAAATGAACTTTGTAATGTTGAAAAATCTTACTTTAATTTAGTTGAAATTCGTGAAATAGTGAATCATGTTCCTTTAACACCTCCCTTCTTGCTCTTTTTTCCATTGATGAGTCTAGGGATGCTCTTTTTCAAATGGACTATAATAAATCACCTAGCCCAGATGGCTTGAACCCTCCTTTCtacaaaaataaattggaaCCTTTGTGGTTTAGATATTTTCAGAGTAGCAACCTTAGCTTGAAAATGGCTCTTTCCCCCCACAAATTAATCAAACTTCAATTGTCCTCATTCCCAAGATTCCTAACCCTAATTCCATGAAAAGACTTCAAACCCATATCCATGTGCAACGtcctttacaaaattatttctaagaatTATTTCTAAGACCCTAGCCAATCATCTTAAACCACTTCTCCAAAAATGCATATCCTTAGAACAATCAGCTTTTGTGTCCTTAAACCACTTCTCCAAAAATGCATATCCTTATAACATTTGGTCTTAACCTTGGCTTAGAAACCATATAAGTCTTTCATCTCTTCAACTCCGCCTAATGGTCTTGAATCCTTAAATGTTAGCTCTCTTATTGACCATGATCTTAGCTGCTGGCATATGGACACAATCGTGAATCTGTTTAATGATGAAGATGCGCaagaaatcaagaaaatttCCTCTCGTAAACAAGCTAAAAATGGCAACATTGTTTGGAAGTTTACAGCCTCGGGCAACTATTCAGTCAAGACTGCATATCACTTTTTAATGGAGAAACTAATATGCAATGATCATCTGAAAGTGAATGAAAGCTAGACTTCTCTTTGGAACCTCAATATTCTCCCAAAATGAAGCACTTCCTTTGGTGCACCCAAAGATCTTGTCTTCCCACACGTACGCGACTACAGAGTATCTTGTCCACCTTGTTGCagtttttgtgaaaataatCTGGAAAATGAATGGCATATCTTTTTTGGAAGTGATCAAGTCAAGAAAGTTTAAGAAACTACTGGCCTCTGGAATACAGTCCACACAAACATGCAAGGAGCACAATCAGCAAAGGTACTCATCTTCAAACTTTCACCATCATTTTGGGGTGCATTTGGAAGCATTGGAATGAGAAAATATGGGAGAATAAAATGCTTCCTCCAAGCGTTTCTGTTTCTCATGTGTTGCAATTTCTAGCAGAATGCATGGTCCAAGGCCCGAGAGTCAGCAACAGCTTCAACACTCAAACATGATCACAACATCACCTCACGAGGGGTCAAACCAGTGCATAATGCATTTGAAGTCAATTTTGATGCAGCAATTTTTCAATACAGAGGTATATATGGAGCTGGGAAGAGATCACAATGGAGCTTTTGTTCGCGCGAAGACGGTAGCAACAAGTGGAAGTCCGAACCCGAGGGAGGCGAAAGCATGGGCTCTTCTCCAAGCATTAAAATGGATACCTCAACTAGATCTCACCGAAATTGTCATTGAATTCGAATCTGACTACAAAACTGTTGTGGATGTCCTACACACTCGTTTCAAGGGAGCTTCAGAGTTTTTTATTCTATACATGAAAACTGTTAACCAACTCTCTTTTTATCCGGTGAGTTTAGAGGCAAGTTAACCAAGTTCTTCACATTCTAGTTAGGACATTTAGGTTTTATACTAacaaccatattttttttttagcataTTTCCAATTGTATAAGTGTACTTATTATACATGAAAAGAAATAAGTTTCCTACctgtcaaaaaaattattatttttattaatataagattcattgttttttttctacTGTTATGAGTCATGTTGTGTCAACAtcttattaaattgaaaaatctattattagttattaccattagctaaaaaaataatcttttcaaTTATGTAACACTTTATTCGCTCATTCAAtactgaatttttaattttcactgCAACATTATTCGGTtctgatatttatatttaataatattttcatactatATTATTCTTCCAATActgaaattttaatcaaattatgtctcttaattataatatgcaacttctaattaaattaatttataattgtatGGCATTGATTACAAATTCTAACAACTTATcacatttcattaaaattttgaattatgagCTAATACTAATTCTAATacaattattacattttattatgaCAAAATTTTCTGAattgattttcttattaaaatatttaatacaaattttaatttcattgtgATACATTTTTTATGAGAATGTCATTGTCATTCTATGATACCAAACAaatgtatttatatttcttCTAAGGTAAATATTAAGTTTACTTAAACGTTACGCTTGTAAAGCCAACGATTCATCTATGAGACATGGTTGACTCAGAGGCAACTATATAGTCCGGGATCAATATTGACTAAGCCCGTAAAGACACCTTAAACAAGCCAAATTCATTTAGAAATAGTCTAAAGAACAAATTTGTAAATGACTTAATTGATATTATACTTGGACATGATAATCGAATGACTTAAGGAGCTAATCGAATGCGTAAATAGATCAGAAAGTGAGAAGATTACATGTGTCCTAGCTTGCTTATCAGAGCATTGGATGGGCAGTTAAGATTTCAGAGAAAAAGAGAATTAGAAGGGCAGCCTTCTGTCCTGCATCAGCAGCACAGTTGGTATTGGGATCTAGCATCCCAAAGATGATTGATACTGCATCATAGACAAAGATGGTGAGTTCATTCTTCACTAATTCTCCATAGCGCACCatacaacaaaatatttgtttcagGGTAGTTAGTTAGTATCACATGAATAGTAGGAGGAAAGCAATTTAAGCATTCCATGGACTCAACCGAGATCTAAACCACAGACAGGCAAAagcaaacctccaacaagatgCCACAGCACTATGCTTTATGATGGAGGATTACTGTAGAGTATTTTAGCAATATGAATGCTAAAACAATCCAAATGAACAAACTGTACAACACAAATAAGTAAAATGTTGAAGATTTGCATGCACAATGAGTagcaaaatatgaataatttcaaGTGCTTACATCCATAGCCGTTAGCAACACAAAATAAGACTTTGTTCACAACTGATAAAACACTTGGCAGTTGTGCCTAAGACAAAATTGGCCAAAAAACTTGACCCGTTCTCtacatataataaatatctGCCCCTATCCCACCATCACAAAAGACAGCCATAATATGAACGAAGTTTACCCTATTGTACAGGAATTTCTGAAGAAATGCAAAGTTTTGAGTCTGCTCCACCACTGATAACACTGTTACTTTTCCACCAATCAGCAGACAATACCTGAGTTAAATAAATGACAATTCTATTAACGACAATTTTGGCTCTTCTTGAGCATAAAAGAAAGATGTTGTCAGTTGTGGAGAGGTATTTTTGTTATGCTGAAACATGGAAAAAAAAGTGGTATACCTTATCACTGTGCGATTCAATGACTGAAAGAGGCCACTGCAACATTAATGGAGAAAATTATCAGGAAAAGGCCCAAAGATGGATATATAATCGCGTAAGGAGTAAAAATTTCTTGGCAGAATAAAGATATATTACCGCAGTTCTCAGATCCCACAACATAACTTTCCCATCATAGGAtgcagaaagtaaatgaaaccaAGACTGATCATGCCATTTGCAAGCCGAAACCCAAGACATATGAGAAGAAAACTGAAAAACAGGAGCAGAAGTGCCTGCAGGAAGAAATAAACGCTTTATAAGATACTATCATGCATGTGATTGACTATGGAGGTGAGAGAAAACGATAATTAGCTTTGTTTAACAGACCTGGTTTACGAGGATCCCAAATCCTAATGACAGGATCAGAACCACCAGCAGCTATCAGAGTAGAACCTTCCCCACCAATATCAAGGCAGTTGAGAACCTTCCCACAGAACTGTACATGGAAGACAATGTAATCTAAAATTCTGacttttttaattgagtttctcttctacttcaGATTGTCAAACATTCattttcaacaataattttgtatagaaaataatttagaacaataaatgaacaaaatagaTAACCAGAAAACATCGCATTCATCAATCAGAGTTATGCCCATGACAGGGTTCCACTTCCTCCAGCACAGTAAgcactaaaaattatttgttagatGAAAAAATATTGCAGTTGATTCAACACACTTATTCTAAACTAAGTATAACCAAGGGCCAAAGCCAAGATTGCTTCATAACAAGACAACAAACTATTTGAACCatgtaaaaatatcataatgaggaaaaaaaagttgaagaacTAGCACACACTAATTTAAAGAGTAGACAAAACCTTATCTAGAGAAACAAATAAGTTAAACATCGCTACAACGACATTAAGAAACGACCAATTTTAGCTGCCTGACTACCCACAAATAGTTAATCAATGGCAGAGCATCAAAGGGTAAGATGTCACAGCTTGACCTAAAGACAAAAATTAACAGTTTAACACTTCAAATGAGTACAATTTTAAAGTAGAGGAGAGAGAGCATCAATTTTCAACTTACTAAATCTGTCAAGTTTTTTCCTGTCTCAACATCCCATTTCCTAATAGAATGATCCCAAGATGCAGAGTAAATTGACTCCCGTTGTGGCCAAACCACAGCAGACACACACTGTGTATGGCCCACAAGGGTAGTAAAAGCCTCTCCCTACAATACagataaatattaatgaaaacttATTTGTCAATGAAAACAAAAGATTGGTACATCAAACAGAAAAGAAACACCAATTCAGGgggaaatagtaacaaaatcTACAAGGTTCATTTAACAATTTTACAGGTCTACAATAATATTAGAAGAATTTTTAACTTGTCTCAGAATTAGATGGTCAAATTTCTTCTAGAATAGTTTCAAAAACATCCTCCTCCATGACCTCTGGCGCCAGCATAAACTGTAACCTTGATACTTCACATTCAACCGGTAGAAAATACATACAGAAAGTCAGCAACAACCTTAACTTTTTACTATTCCAAGCATCAATTACATGTCAGAGAAGGACGTGTAAAATGCCATCTATGACCATCCCTTGGAAGTTAACAAAATTCTAAATACAAAATGTTGGGAAGAAATATATGTGACTACATAAAATTCCAATTTCAACTGcacaagaagataaaaaaaataaggtgtAATGAAAATCTACAAACCTCTAGTTGGGACTCCTCAACTTGAGCtccaatttttctctttttagacACTAGGTCATCTTCCGCATTAAAGTCATTAGTTTGCCATAGATTGATGGTGCAATCCCAAGAAGCTGAACAAACCTATGAAACACAATAGAAGAAGACTAATGCTACACACTACTATTACTCTACTCATACAAggagaaaaaaagtggagaagttaaaaatagaaaagcaaATACGAACCATCTCTCCAGCAGTCTGCACTGCAACACACTGTACAGAAGACTTATGACCACGCAAGATTTTGTAAGCCCTAACCCTCATAGGATTGTTTACATGATCCCCAGCATTGAGCTTTAACACAAATGGGAAAACATAACATAGTAAGCATAAGCACAGCATAAGGAACTGTATCTCAACAGCTTTTATTTTACCTTCCATAGCCTCAATGTCCTGTCTTTCGAAGCAGTAGCTACTGTAACAGTTTCCTCACCTGAATGCAGTACAAATCTTGATATCTTGGAACaattcaataacaataatatgcAACTATATTATGGAACAATATAACATATGGATTACACAAAGAAAGGACCACAAATGTTTGCAACAAGCTTTTCCCAAATCCCAACCAAAAAACCCAAATATGTCGTTTTCTATGCACATACACACGTATAGTTTTGCATTTTAATTGAATCTTACAATGTGTTACAATCctacaaccccccccccccccccccccctcccctgCGGGATTCAGTTTCAATGCTGAAAAATTCAATCTTGACAACCTTGCTCTGTTGCACATATAATATAAGCATAGTCACTAGCAGAGACAAGACATATTTTATCTTGTGGTATAAATGTAAGTGATTTTAAGGAAATTAAAGCATTGAAATACtaactaatatcaaataaaacataatcagCCCAATCCTATATAGGAATAGGGAAAGAACAAAATGTTAAGGGCCCATTTGattattcttttcaaaaaattctagttttttaaatta of the Glycine max cultivar Williams 82 chromosome 13, Glycine_max_v4.0, whole genome shotgun sequence genome contains:
- the LOC100793076 gene encoding UDP-glycosyltransferase 83A1, whose amino-acid sequence is MSIPTVLALPYPAQGHVNPLMTLSEKLVEHGCKVIFVNTDFDHKRVVGSMGEQQDSLDESLLKLVSIPDGLGPDDDRNDAGKLCDAMQNTMPTMLEKLIEDVHLNGDNRISLIVADFCMGWALDVGSKLGIKGALLWASPAALFGLLYNIPKLIDDGIIDSDGGLTLTTKKTIHISQGIPEMDPRDFFWLNMGDTINGKIVIKYLIQCTRSLNLTEWWLCNTTNELEPGPLSSIPKLVPIGPLLRSYGDTIATAKSIGQYWEEDLSCMSWLDQQPHGSVLYVAFGSFTHFDQNQFNELALGIDLTNRPFLWVVRQDNKRVYPNEFLGSKGKIVGWAPQQKVLNHPTIACFLTHCGWNSTMEGLSNGVPLLCWPYFGDQLYNKAYICDELKVGLGVDKDKNGLVSRMELKRKVDQLFNDENINSRSLELKDKVMKNITNGGRSLENLNRLVNWLKE
- the LOC100811859 gene encoding ribosome biogenesis protein WDR12 homolog isoform X2, which produces MTVTVERILEIEYARAVAPRKEEDPSLHDDWVSAVDGSSSRFFLTGCYDGLGRVWKGAGLCTHILEGHSDAITSISIINPKGEETVTVATASKDRTLRLWKLNAGDHVNNPMRVRAYKILRGHKSSVQCVAVQTAGEMVCSASWDCTINLWQTNDFNAEDDLVSKKRKIGAQVEESQLEGEAFTTLVGHTQCVSAVVWPQRESIYSASWDHSIRKWDVETGKNLTDLFCGKVLNCLDIGGEGSTLIAAGGSDPVIRIWDPRKPGTSAPVFQFSSHMSWVSACKWHDQSWFHLLSASYDGKVMLWDLRTAWPLSVIESHSDKVLSADWWKSNSVISGGADSKLCISSEIPVQ
- the LOC100811859 gene encoding ribosome biogenesis protein WDR12 homolog isoform X1, producing MNMNEESGEGSARRVQVRFVTKLGEPYKVPTTAIAIPADLARLGLSSLVNALLQSNDADHQPEPFDFLIDGEFVRMSLEQFLLAKGISAERILEIEYARAVAPRKEEDPSLHDDWVSAVDGSSSRFFLTGCYDGLGRVWKGAGLCTHILEGHSDAITSISIINPKGEETVTVATASKDRTLRLWKLNAGDHVNNPMRVRAYKILRGHKSSVQCVAVQTAGEMVCSASWDCTINLWQTNDFNAEDDLVSKKRKIGAQVEESQLEGEAFTTLVGHTQCVSAVVWPQRESIYSASWDHSIRKWDVETGKNLTDLFCGKVLNCLDIGGEGSTLIAAGGSDPVIRIWDPRKPGTSAPVFQFSSHMSWVSACKWHDQSWFHLLSASYDGKVMLWDLRTAWPLSVIESHSDKVLSADWWKSNSVISGGADSKLCISSEIPVQ